A stretch of alpha proteobacterium HIMB59 DNA encodes these proteins:
- a CDS encoding carbohydrate ABC transporter substrate-binding protein, CUT1 family (PFAM: Bacterial extracellular solute-binding protein), translated as MRKILSVFLVPVFTLLFTFNAKAESLTLGWAAWDPANALQELSKEFTAETGIEMNFEFVPWTSFADRMLNELNNKGKTFDLLIGDSQWIGAGATYGHYVKLNDFFDANGISMDDFNPATVYAYSTWPKGTPNYYALPAMGDALAWAYRKDWFDRPELQAEFKSKHGYSLGVPKTWDELYDMCTFFQGREIDGVVRYGAAINTERGSEGITMGVTAAMYAWGMEYEDPNSPYSMDGYFNSAAAAEAVEFYKKMYDDCAPPGHSDAYMVANLDAYKSGQVAFQMNWYAFWPGVYKEDSDGRESGFFANPCQNVCAATLGGQGISVVSYSDKQDLALEYMKWFARPDIQQKWWDLGGYSCHMDVLGSPDFVDSAVYAQGFLDSMGIVKDFWQEPTFVELMLPMQERIHDYVVNGKGSAQEALDKIIEDWEEVFEADGKI; from the coding sequence ATGAGAAAAATACTATCTGTATTTTTAGTCCCTGTTTTCACCTTACTTTTTACTTTTAATGCTAAAGCAGAGTCTTTGACTCTAGGTTGGGCCGCTTGGGACCCAGCAAATGCTTTACAGGAATTAAGTAAAGAGTTTACAGCTGAAACAGGTATTGAAATGAACTTCGAGTTTGTCCCATGGACAAGCTTTGCTGATAGAATGTTAAATGAACTTAACAACAAAGGTAAGACATTTGACTTATTAATTGGAGACTCACAGTGGATTGGTGCTGGAGCAACATATGGTCACTATGTAAAACTTAATGACTTTTTTGATGCAAACGGTATTTCAATGGACGACTTTAATCCTGCTACTGTGTATGCTTATTCTACTTGGCCTAAGGGTACACCAAACTACTATGCGCTTCCAGCGATGGGTGATGCTCTAGCTTGGGCTTATAGAAAAGACTGGTTTGATAGACCTGAACTTCAAGCAGAATTTAAATCAAAACATGGTTATAGCTTAGGTGTACCAAAGACTTGGGATGAGCTTTACGATATGTGTACTTTCTTCCAAGGAAGAGAAATTGACGGCGTTGTAAGATACGGTGCTGCGATTAACACAGAGCGTGGTTCTGAAGGTATCACTATGGGTGTAACTGCCGCAATGTACGCTTGGGGTATGGAATATGAAGATCCAAATAGTCCTTACTCAATGGACGGTTACTTCAACTCTGCAGCAGCAGCTGAAGCAGTTGAGTTCTATAAAAAGATGTATGATGACTGCGCACCTCCAGGACACTCAGATGCTTACATGGTAGCTAACCTAGACGCATATAAGTCTGGACAGGTTGCTTTCCAAATGAACTGGTATGCATTCTGGCCGGGTGTTTACAAAGAAGACAGTGACGGACGTGAGTCAGGTTTCTTTGCTAACCCATGTCAAAACGTATGTGCCGCAACTCTTGGTGGTCAGGGTATCTCTGTTGTAAGCTATTCAGATAAACAAGACCTAGCACTTGAGTATATGAAATGGTTTGCAAGACCAGATATTCAGCAAAAATGGTGGGATTTAGGTGGCTATTCATGTCATATGGATGTGCTTGGATCTCCTGATTTTGTTGACTCCGCTGTCTATGCTCAAGGTTTCTTAGACTCAATGGGCATCGTTAAAGATTTCTGGCAGGAGCCTACTTTCGTTGAATTAATGCTTCCAATGCAGGAGCGAATTCATGACTACGTAGTTAACGGAAAAGGTTCTGCTCAAGAAGCTCTCGATAAAATTATCGAGGACTGGGAAGAAGTCTTTGAAGCTGACGGAAAAATATAA